In the genome of Colletes latitarsis isolate SP2378_abdomen chromosome 9, iyColLati1, whole genome shotgun sequence, one region contains:
- the LOC143345656 gene encoding uncharacterized protein LOC143345656, producing MPWSNDSEASLDTKSIDLHIELNYYSDKKIYSYVAYFHEYTMLVIGATTIIGTETTSALLSHYASGLLHVVRYRIQNAFHDKVVKSSSFERDEAVRGRLIIAIKVHKKVLEYCKLLDNTLGFSYFTLLIMGVFSLSLNLLRLSQARLQTNKYTVAVLEIVIVLAHLLYLFLTNYMGQIIIDSSTKVFTSAYHSRWYLTAVPEQKLFLFMQHRNLRNYSIQIGGLFTPSYEGFSTLVKMSFSYFTVIYSTQL from the exons ATGCCCTGGTCAAACGATTCCGAAGCATCGCTCGATACAAAATCGATTGACCTGCACATTGAATTGAATTATTATAGCGACAAGAAGATATACTCTTATGTCGCATATTTTCACGAGTATACTATGCTTGTGATCGGAGCTACCACCATTATTGGGACGGAAACAACGTCGGCGTTACTTTCTCATTACGCTAGTGGTCTGTTACACGTGGTACG TTATCGGATACAGAATGCGTTCCACGACAAAGTAGTGAAATCTTCAAGTTTCGAAAGGGACGAGGCGGTGCGTGGCAGATTGATCATCGCTATAAAAGTgcacaaaaaagtgttaga GTATTGCAAACTCTTAGATAATACCCTAGGATTTTCCTATTTTACATTGCTTATAATGGGGGTGTTTTCCCTGAGCCTTAATCTTCTACGT CTATCTCAGGCTAGGCTGCAAACTAATAAGTACACAGTAGCGGTGTTGGAAATAGTTATCGTTcttgcacacttgttgtactTGTTTCTGACTAATTACATGGGGCAAATAATCATAGACAGCAGTACTAAGGTTTTCACATCCGC ATACCATAGTCGATGGTACCTGACGGCGGTGCCAGAACAAAAGTTGTTTTTGTTCATGCAGCATCGCAATCTGAGAAATTATTCGATTCAGATCGGAGGTCTATTCACGCCATCTTACGAGGGATTTTCCACG CTTGTGAAGATGTCGTTCTCTTACTTTACTGTCATTTATTCTACGCAGTTATGA